In one window of Zingiber officinale cultivar Zhangliang chromosome 11A, Zo_v1.1, whole genome shotgun sequence DNA:
- the LOC122032123 gene encoding myb-related protein 308-like, with amino-acid sequence MRRSKPPATTRSKNIGPSSSCRLQPAPYRPRSHSPYKNSLSPPPPIPFSISTPAAMGRSPCCEQAHTNRGAWTKEEDERLIAYINTHGEGCWRSLPKAAGLLRCGKSCRLRWMNYLRPDLKRGNFTEEEDELIINLHALIGNKWSVIAGRLPGRTDNEIKNYWNSHIKRKLISRGIDPQTHRPLASGALSNDVDTAAEEEQSSSVDDGGDLDLTISLRLPSRPFATSAEVAASSPAASSTICFCYQLGFRGGEACSCYRASSSGLGDGYYGSIR; translated from the exons ATGCGCCGGTCCAAACCGCCTGCAACAACTCGGTCAAAAAACATTGGGCCGAGTAGCAGTTGCAGATTACAACCTGCTCCCTATCGCCCACGATCCCATTCCCCATATAAGAACTCgctctctcctcctcctcctattCCGTTTTCAATCTCCACACCCGCAGCCATGGGCAGGTCTCCTTGTTGCGAGCAAGCTCACACCAACAGAGGAGCTTGGACCAAGGAAGAGGACGAGAGACTGATTGCCTACATAAACACTCATGGCGAAGGCTGCTGGAGATCACTGCCTAAGGCTGCAG GTCTTTTGCGCTGCGGCAAGAGCTGCAGGCTCCGGTGGATGAACTACCTCCGGCCGGACCTCAAGCGCGGTAACTTTACCGAGGAAGAGGACgaactcatcatcaatctccaCGCTCTGATAGGAAACAA ATGGTCGGTGATCGCCGGGCGGTTGCCGGGGAGGACGGACAACGAGATTAAGAACTACTGGAACTCACACATCAAGCGCAAGCTCATCTCCCGGGGCATCGACCCGCAGACTCACCGCCCGCTCGCCAGCGGCGCCTTGTCCAACGACGTCGACACCGCCGCGGAGGAGGAGCAGAGCAGCAGCGTGGACGACGGCGGCGACCTCGACCTCACCATAAGCCTCCGCCTCCCTTCGCGGCCGTTCGCGACTTCGGCGGAGGTCGCGGCGAGTTCTCCGGCGGCGTCTTCGACCATTTGTTTCTGCTACCAGCTCGGGTTTCGCGGCGGCGAGGCGTGCAGCTGCTACCGCGCGAGCTCAAGCGGACTTGGCGATGGCTACTACGGATCGATCAGataa